The Microbaculum marinisediminis sequence GCCCGCTTTCGGTGCAGGTGGCGTCGCCCACGCCCACGGAGGCCGAGGCACTGCATCTGGGCGAAGCCGACAAAGTGCTGCGGATCGACCGGGTGCGCTACGCCGACGGCAAGCCGGTGATGCACGACCGCTTCGTCATGGACGCGGCGCGCTTTCCCGGGCTATCGCGCCCGGCCGAGGACCTGCCGCACCTGCTCTACGCCCATATCGCGGAGGCCTACGGCGTGCGGATTTCGGCGGTGCGCGAGCAGCTCAGCGCGCAATTGGCCGATGAGACGATCGCCCGCGCGCTCAAGCTTCCGCCGAACGCGCCGGTGCTCGTCATCGAGGAGATGGCCTACGACCAGACCAACACGCCGACGATCCTGGCGATCCATCACGCCGACACGACGAGCCACCGCTACGTCAACGAGGTTCAGTAGGCGGGATCGCCCCTGGCAGGGACGACCAGCCGGTCGGCGACGATCTCGGAGCGCGTCCGGCAGCCCGACAGCGCGGCCGCCCGGCGCGTCTCCTCGAAGAGGATGTCGAACGCCCGCCCCGCGCCGGCCTCGCCGCCGGCAGCCAGGCCATACAGCAACGTCCGGCCGAGAAGGACACCATCGGCGCCCAGGGCGAGCGCCTTCAGCACGTCCGTGCCCCGTCGAAACCCGCTGTCGACGAGGATCGTCAGCCGCCCGGCGAACGCCTCGGCGATCGCCGGCAGCACGGACATCGGCGAGACCGCCCCGTCGAGCTGTCGCCCGCCATGGTTGCTGAGGACGACACCGTCGGCGCCCTGCGCGAGCGCCATGGCGACATCGTCGGCGCACAGCAGCCCCTTGATCAACAGGGGCCTGGTCCATCGCTTGCGCAGCCAGCCGACCCTGTCCCAGTCGAGACCGGTGTCGATCGCATCGCGGGCCCAGTTCGCCGCATGCACCATCTTGCGCCGGTTCTCCGGCAGGAACTCGAGCAGATTGCCGAAGCTCGGCACGCCCTTGGCCGGAACGCTGGCGAGCCAGCGCGGGTGGCGCAGCACTTCGATCTTGTTCGCCAGCGTCGGATCGGTGCCGGAGCGATAGTTGCGCTTGTCCCATTCCCGGTTGCCGAAGATGCTGCTGTCGACGGTGAGGACCAGCGCTTCGCATCCGGCCGCCTCGGCGCGGGCGAGAAGGCGCTCGAGGAAATCCTCCGATCGGAACACATAGAGCTGAAACCAGTGCCGCAGGCCGGGGACGGCGGCGACATCCTCGATGCGCGCGTTCGACACGGTGCTCTGGATGAACGGAACGCCCATCCGCGCGCAGGCCCTGGCCAGCGCAACATCACCGTGACGCCAGAGCAGACCGCTGAATCCGGTCGGCGCGGCGGCCACCGGCAACGGCACCGGGCTTCCGAGCAACGTCGTGGAGAGGTCGATACGATCGAGCGGAACCAGCGTGCGCGGGATCAGTTGGATGTCGTCGAAGACGGCGCGGTTGCGACGCAACGTGACTTCCTGCTCGGCGCCGCCTTCGAGATATTCGAACACGAACCGGGGCAGACGCCGCTGTGCCATCCGGCGCAGGTCCGCAAACGAGACCGCCCGGGCCAGATTGCGCCCGCCATAGTGGCGGCGACTCATCATGGGCTCGGCATCTTGCGGCATTGTCCGCCCCCGTCGCGATCGGCCGGCGCGACGACGGCGCGCCCAGGCGCCAGCACCGTCATTGAACCGCACTCAGACGCCGGGGCGCTGGCGTCTCGGCCGACGCGCCGCGCGGCACCGAGGCCACCAAGGTGCGCGTATAGTCGTGCCGCGGGTTCAGGAACACGTCGTCGGTCGGACCGCTTTCGACGATCTCGCCCTTGAACATCACCAGCACGCGGTCGCATAGGTGGCGCACCACGGCTAGGTCGTGCGAAATGAACAGCATCGAAAAGCCGCGCTCCTCGCGCAGCCGCAGCAACAGCTTGATGAGCTGGGCCTGCACCGAGACGTCGAGACCGGAGGCGATCTCGTCGGCCACCAGGATACGCGGAACGCCGCAGATGGCGCGCGCGATGTTGACCCGCTGCTTCTGTCCGCCGGACAGTTGCGAGGGGTAGCGCGACGCCGTTTCCGGCGCCAGCCCGATCTCGGCGAGAAGCCGCGCGACGATGTCGGCCCGCTCGGCCGCGCTGACCGGCTCTGCGGCCACCTCCAGGGCCTGGGTGATGATGCTGGCGACCCGCCGGCGGGGGTTCAGGGCCGACTGCGGGTCCTGAAAGACGATCTGCATATGCGATTGGCGGAAGGCGCGCGTATCGCGGTCGTTGCCGGCGACCGCGCGGCCGAGCAGCGCCATCCGCCCCGCCGTCGGCTGTTCGAGGCCGACCAGCATGCGCGCGATCGTCGATTTGCCGCTGCCGCTTTCGCCGACGATGCCGACGAACTCGCGATCGCGCAGTTCGAAGCTCGCCGCCTTGACGGCCGGGAACACGATCGGGGCCCTGATCAGGCGCCGGCGGGTGACGTAGTCCTTGCGCAGTTCGGCGACCTCAAGCACGCCGTCGCCGACGGCCGGCGGTGCGCTATCGGCCTCCGGCGGCCGGATGGTGGGCACCTCTCCGGAGCGGAAACACGCCGCACGATGCCCCGGCGCCACCTCCGACAAGGCCGGTTCCCTGGCCTGGCAGTCATCCGCCGCCAGCGGGCAACGCGCCGCGAAGCGGCAGCCGGTCAGGCCGGCGATCGCGCGCAGGCCGGGCATCCGCTCGGGCAGCACATAGAGCCCCCGGGCCGGGCCATCGATGTCCGGCACCGCCAGTTCCAGGCAGCGCGTATAGGGATGCGCCGGTTCGGTGAAGAGCGTGCCGGCCGGTCCGTGCTCGGCCTGGCGGCCGGCGTAGAGCACCATGACCTCGTCGCAGATCTCGGCCGCCAGCCGCAGGTCGTGGGTGATGAACAGGACCGCACTTTGGTCGCGGCGCTGCATCTCGCCGATCAGCGCGACGATCCGCGCCTGGATGGTGACGTCGAGCGCCGTCGTCGGTTCGTCCGCAATCAGCAGCTTGGGACGGCTGGCGAAGGCCATGGCGATCAGGACGCGCTGGCACATGCCGCCCGATAGCTGGTGCGGGTACTTCGCCAGGAGCCCCGCCGGATCGGGAAGATGCACGTCATCGAGCGCCGCGATCGCCCGATCGCGCCAGCGTCGGCCGTCCTCGCCGCCGATGTGATGCAGGTGCTCGCGCATCTGCTGGCCGATGGTCAGCACGGGATTGAGCGCCGACAACGGCTCCTGCGGAATGAAGGCGATGTCGCGGCCGAGCAGCGCCCGTCGCCGGGCGGGGGGCATCGTCACCAGGTCCTCGCCGTCGAACGACAGCGTTCCCTTGGTCACGGCAAAGCCGTTGGGCAGGAGCTGTGCGATCGTCCGCCCGATCATCGATTTTCCGGCACCCGATTCCCCGACCAGCCCCAGCGTCTTGCCACGCTCCAGGCGGAACGAGAGTTCGGTGATCGCGTCCAGCACGCCGTCCTTGGTGTGCAGGCCGACCGACAGGCTGTCCGCTTCCAATAGGGCCATGTCAGGCGCGCTCCGTTTGCGTCAGGCGTGTGTCGAGGCTCCTGCGCAGGCCGTCGCCGAGAATATTGAACCCGAACACGGTGGCGAAGACGGCCAGGATCGGCGCGATCAGGGTCCATGGCGCCAGGTAGAGGTCCTGGCGGGCGTCAGCGATCATCTGCCCCCAGGCGGGGGTATCGGCGCCGACGCTCATGCCGACGAAGGACAGGATCGCCTCGACGACCACGGCAACGCCCATTTCCAGGCTGAGCAGGGTGATGAGCAGCGGCCAGGTGGCCGGGGCGATCTCCCGGGTGATCGTGCGCCAGTGCGAAAAGCCGAGCAGGCGCGCGGCGGCGACATAGTCGCGGCGCGCGACCACCATCACGTCGCTGCGCAGGACCCGGCAGAACCGCGTCCAGTCGACGAGGATGATCGCCAGGATGACGTTCTGCAGGCCGGTGCCCAGTCCGACCATCAGGATGAGCGACAGGATCACCGGCGGAAACGACAGCCAGATATCGACGACGCGGCCGATGAGCCAGTCGACCCAGCCGCCGAAATAGCCGGCGACATGCGCCAGGATGGCGCCGAGGATCATGGCACCGAGAGAGGCGAAAACCGCGACGGTCAGGGCTACCCGCGCACCGTAGATCAAGCGCGACAGGATGCAGCGGCCGAGGCTGTCCGTGCCGAGCGGATAGGCCGGATCGGCGCCGGTCATCCACATCGGCGGCAGCAGCGTCGCCAGCAGGTTCTGCTCGTTGGGATCGTTGGGCGCCAGAAACGGCGCGAAAAGCGCGCAGAACGTCACCACAGCGAGCAGGACGAGCCCGATCTGAACGCGCCCCGAGCGCAGCCATAGCGGTAGGCCGGTCATGACGGTCCTCACCTGAGTTTGGGATTGAGGATCAGGTAGAGCGCGTCGACGGCGACGCTGATCGTCAGCACCATGACGCAATAGGTCAGGCCGACGATCTGGATGATCGGCAGATCGGCGTTGCGGATCGCATCGATCATCAGATTGCCCATGCCGGGATAGGAATAGATCACCTCGACCAGCAGAGTGCCGCCGAACAGAAACCCGAACTGGACGCCCATGAGGCTGAGGGTCGGCAGGAACGCGTTCTTGAGCGCGTGGCGGACGAGGATGCGACGCTCCGAAACGCCGCGCAGCCGGGCCTGCTGGACATAGTCCTCCTGATAGACGTCCAACAGGCTCGATCTCAGGATCCGCATGATCGGCGGCGCCGCCGACAGGCCGAGAGCCAACGCGGGCAGTATCATGTGGCGGCTGGCGTCGAAGAAAGCGTCGAGCCGTCCGACTAGCAGCGTGTCGAGCAGCAGGAAGCCGGTGACCATCGGGCGTTCTACATCGGCGCTCAGCCGGCCGATGAACGGCAGGAGGTCGAACATCACGCCGAAGACCAGCATGAAGAACAGCGCCCAAAGAAAATCCGGAACCGACAGCAGGGCGATCGTTCCGACATCGATCACCGGCTCCTTGCGCGTGTCGCGGGTGTAGAACAGCAGAAGCCCGCCCGCGACGCCGAGGACCGCCGCCATGAGCATCGCCAGCGTCGCCAGCTCGATCGTGGCGGGAAGCGTCGCCAGGATCAGGTCAAACACGTCCTTGCGGAAATGGATCGATGTCCCGAAATCGCCGGTCAGCAACTGCCCGAGCCAGATGCCGTATTGCTGGATCAGCGGCAGGTGCAGGCCCATCTCCTGCCGCTTCGCCTCGACATCCGCCACGCTGGCGTTGGGCGGCAGCGACATGACCGCCGGGTCCACCGGCAGCAGCCGCAGGATGACGAACAGCAGTAGGGACACCAGAACCAGTGTCGGGACGGCGATCAACAGCCGCCGCAGCACAAGCTTGACTATGGTTGCGAACATCGCCGCTCCAGAATGGCATCAACCGGCGACATCAACCGGCGCGGATGGACCGGCGGAGAGCCGGAGCCCCCGTCGCGCCCTACTGGCGAGGAGGGACGCGATCGGCTGCCCGGCCGATCCGGGCTGTCTTGGCCCCGCCGGGCCGCTGCCGACACGACGTCAGGACCCGACAACGATCACCGCGAGACGAACGGGCCGGTGTTGGCGGGCGTCATCGCGATGCGCCCGTCACCGTTTGACTGCGCCCGTTTCACTCCGCGTCCCATTCGAGCGTGCGACCGAGCACCCAGCCGTTGCCGAACTTCTCGTAGGTCAAATCCGGCTTTCGCACCAGGGTCTGAACGCTTTGCAGAAGCGGCATCACGGCCCCCATTTCACTGGCGCGGCGGTTGAGATCGCGATAGCCGGCGATGCGCTTTTCGTAGTCCGGCTCTTTGAACAGCTCCAGCACCTGCGGACCTGGTTCGTCGCCCTTCCACGATGAAAACGGCATCTCCGGATTGAGCATGTAGCCGGTGAAGATCTCCGGGTCGCCGGTGGCGTTGTCCCACGAATAGAGCGTCGCCTCGGGCAGCTTGTCGCCGCGGTTCAGCTCGAAGTACTTGGCGTACTCGATGACGTCGAGTTCGGCCTCGATACCGACCTTCTTCCACATTTGCAACAAGGCGCGGGCAATGTCGAAGTCGCTCGGGAAATGGCCGTTCGTGGCCGCCAGCGTCAGCTTGACGGGGTTGTCCGGCGAGAACCCGGACTCCGCGAGCAGCGCCTTGGCTTTCTCGGGATCGTAGGGGATCTCGAAGTCCGCGACATCACCGGGCGTGCCGGGCGGCGCCATCACCGACAGCGGCACCGCCGCCCCGCCGTAGAAGGCCTTGGAAAGCGCCTGCTTGTCGATCGCGTAGTGCGCGGCGAGGCGGACATTCTCGTCGGCGAAGGCCAGATCGTGGCGCACCTGCAGGAGGATGACGCGGGTGATCGGATTGAGTTCCGCGATCAGGTCCCCGCTCTCGCCCAGGCGTTCGGCCTCGCGCACCGGCACGTTGATGGTCAGATCGGTCTGCCCGGACTGGATGGCGGCCACGCGGGCGGACGATTCCTTGATGACCTCGATGGTGATGCGCTTCAGCGGCGCCGGGCCGCGCCAGTAGGCGTCGTGGCGCTCGAACACCATCCGCGAATTCATCTGATATTCGACGAGCCGGTAGGGTCCCGTGCCCACGGGCTTCTCGCGAAAGCCTTCCAGGCCGACCTCTTCCATATAATGCTTGGGCACCACGAACCCGCCCTGGAAGGCAAGCCACTGCGGCGCCGTCGGCATGGGCGCGGAGAAGCGCATGACGCCTTCGGTCGGCGATAGGACCTCGATGTCCTCGACCCGGCGCCACGTATTGGCGATATCGATGGGGTGCCCGGCCTTGATGCGCTCGAAGAACGTGTAGCGGATGTCTTCGGCCGTCATCTTGGTGCCGTCATGGAAGACGACGTCGTCGCGCACGCGGAAGCGCAGCTCCATCGCGTCGTCGCTCAGCTCCCACTCCTCCAGCAGTTCGGGGACGAGATCGAGATCGGGATTCTGGCCGACGGGCTGATCGAAGACCATCTTGAACAGCGGCTGGGCGTCCGGCCCGAAGCGCTGATTGGGATCCCAGGAGGGCACATCGGACGGCCAGGCGATGCTGGCGCTGTCGCGCGCCTCGGTCCCATGCGCCAGCGGCACGCCGCCCGCGGCGACCAGGGCACCGACGCCCAGGAGTTGCAGGGCCGTCCGCCTGTTCAGGTTCGTCATACTTTCCTCCTCTTGATCCGCGAGCGAGATCGCCAAATTAGTATACTGATTTTTCGGAACACTGGGCGCCAGGAGCGACACTGTCAAGGCTTTTCTATATAGTTATGAAACGGAAATTGCAGTATATGTCGCTGAAACCGCCCAGACTCAGCCCTGCCGCGTTGACAATTCCGCCAACAAGGCGCAAGAGGCTAACGATGGGGAACGAAACATGCATGCACAAGTGAATACTGATTCGTGGATAACCTCGCGATGACCAGCGTGACCGACGGCCCTCCGGCCGGCCCCGAATCCGCCCCCGGCAGCGGCAATCTGCGCCATCGTATTTACGAGGATCTGCGCAACAAGCTGCGGCGCGGCGAGATCAGCGCCGAGGACCGCCTCGTCGACGTCGAGATCGCCCGCTCGGCGGGGGTCTCGCGGATGCCTGTCCGGGAAGCCCTGCTGCAACTCATCATCGAAGGCCATCTGGTCGGCACCACGCGCGGCTTTGCGCTGCCGACGCTGGACGAGAGCGACATCGTCGACATCTTCGAGGTGCGCAAGCTGATCGAGCCGCGGGCAGCCGCGAACGCGGCACGCGACCTGGATGACGCCGGCCTCGAAATCCTGCGTCGCGCAGAGGCGGACGCGCGCCAGGCCGCCTCGGCCGGTGACGCCGAGGCGCTCGGCCTCGCCAATACCCTGTTTCGCCAGACCTGGATCGCCGCGCTACGCAATCGTCGGCTTGCCGACACGATCCTGCGCTTTGCCGATCAGGCCCAGATCGTCCGCCGCGGCACGCTAGCCGACCCAAAGACCCAGAAGGTCGTGATCGACGGCCTGGCGCTGTTGCTGGATGCCTTCGTCCGCCGGGATTCGCTGGCGGCGCACGACCGGATGGCGGCCTTCATGTACGAGGCCGAAAAAAGCTATTTCCGCGATACGGCGAACGACGCGGAGAAACGACAGTCCGATACAGAGGAGCGGCGGCAGCGCAGATGAAAGACGGCCCAGAAACGGGATTGCGCGCGCGCTTGCGCGCCGGCGAGGCCATCAAGCTCGCGTGGTTCTCGCTTGGCTCGCCCGCGCTTATCGAGGTCGCCGCCGCAACCGGCCTCGACGTCGTGGTCATCGATGCCCAGCACGGGCTGTGGGATCGCACCTCGATCGAGCAGGCCACGGGGGTGGTGCGCGGCCACCGTCCGGTCCTGGTGCGCACGGGCGACTC is a genomic window containing:
- a CDS encoding GntR family transcriptional regulator; this translates as MSASDDAKPATGRDAPWPTPAAAHSMPLYEVVKRQITEAILSGRWPAGTVLPSEIALGEQFGVATGTVRRALLDLTNDGLLSRRRKTGTVVTGRTPQHSLALLMKYFRLHRADGALTTAESRPLSVQVASPTPTEAEALHLGEADKVLRIDRVRYADGKPVMHDRFVMDAARFPGLSRPAEDLPHLLYAHIAEAYGVRISAVREQLSAQLADETIARALKLPPNAPVLVIEEMAYDQTNTPTILAIHHADTTSHRYVNEVQ
- a CDS encoding alpha-hydroxy acid oxidase, translated to MMSRRHYGGRNLARAVSFADLRRMAQRRLPRFVFEYLEGGAEQEVTLRRNRAVFDDIQLIPRTLVPLDRIDLSTTLLGSPVPLPVAAAPTGFSGLLWRHGDVALARACARMGVPFIQSTVSNARIEDVAAVPGLRHWFQLYVFRSEDFLERLLARAEAAGCEALVLTVDSSIFGNREWDKRNYRSGTDPTLANKIEVLRHPRWLASVPAKGVPSFGNLLEFLPENRRKMVHAANWARDAIDTGLDWDRVGWLRKRWTRPLLIKGLLCADDVAMALAQGADGVVLSNHGGRQLDGAVSPMSVLPAIAEAFAGRLTILVDSGFRRGTDVLKALALGADGVLLGRTLLYGLAAGGEAGAGRAFDILFEETRRAAALSGCRTRSEIVADRLVVPARGDPAY
- a CDS encoding ABC transporter ATP-binding protein, encoding MALLEADSLSVGLHTKDGVLDAITELSFRLERGKTLGLVGESGAGKSMIGRTIAQLLPNGFAVTKGTLSFDGEDLVTMPPARRRALLGRDIAFIPQEPLSALNPVLTIGQQMREHLHHIGGEDGRRWRDRAIAALDDVHLPDPAGLLAKYPHQLSGGMCQRVLIAMAFASRPKLLIADEPTTALDVTIQARIVALIGEMQRRDQSAVLFITHDLRLAAEICDEVMVLYAGRQAEHGPAGTLFTEPAHPYTRCLELAVPDIDGPARGLYVLPERMPGLRAIAGLTGCRFAARCPLAADDCQAREPALSEVAPGHRAACFRSGEVPTIRPPEADSAPPAVGDGVLEVAELRKDYVTRRRLIRAPIVFPAVKAASFELRDREFVGIVGESGSGKSTIARMLVGLEQPTAGRMALLGRAVAGNDRDTRAFRQSHMQIVFQDPQSALNPRRRVASIITQALEVAAEPVSAAERADIVARLLAEIGLAPETASRYPSQLSGGQKQRVNIARAICGVPRILVADEIASGLDVSVQAQLIKLLLRLREERGFSMLFISHDLAVVRHLCDRVLVMFKGEIVESGPTDDVFLNPRHDYTRTLVASVPRGASAETPAPRRLSAVQ
- a CDS encoding ABC transporter permease, which gives rise to MTGLPLWLRSGRVQIGLVLLAVVTFCALFAPFLAPNDPNEQNLLATLLPPMWMTGADPAYPLGTDSLGRCILSRLIYGARVALTVAVFASLGAMILGAILAHVAGYFGGWVDWLIGRVVDIWLSFPPVILSLILMVGLGTGLQNVILAIILVDWTRFCRVLRSDVMVVARRDYVAAARLLGFSHWRTITREIAPATWPLLITLLSLEMGVAVVVEAILSFVGMSVGADTPAWGQMIADARQDLYLAPWTLIAPILAVFATVFGFNILGDGLRRSLDTRLTQTERA
- a CDS encoding ABC transporter permease, with amino-acid sequence MFATIVKLVLRRLLIAVPTLVLVSLLLFVILRLLPVDPAVMSLPPNASVADVEAKRQEMGLHLPLIQQYGIWLGQLLTGDFGTSIHFRKDVFDLILATLPATIELATLAMLMAAVLGVAGGLLLFYTRDTRKEPVIDVGTIALLSVPDFLWALFFMLVFGVMFDLLPFIGRLSADVERPMVTGFLLLDTLLVGRLDAFFDASRHMILPALALGLSAAPPIMRILRSSLLDVYQEDYVQQARLRGVSERRILVRHALKNAFLPTLSLMGVQFGFLFGGTLLVEVIYSYPGMGNLMIDAIRNADLPIIQIVGLTYCVMVLTISVAVDALYLILNPKLR
- a CDS encoding ABC transporter substrate-binding protein, encoding MTNLNRRTALQLLGVGALVAAGGVPLAHGTEARDSASIAWPSDVPSWDPNQRFGPDAQPLFKMVFDQPVGQNPDLDLVPELLEEWELSDDAMELRFRVRDDVVFHDGTKMTAEDIRYTFFERIKAGHPIDIANTWRRVEDIEVLSPTEGVMRFSAPMPTAPQWLAFQGGFVVPKHYMEEVGLEGFREKPVGTGPYRLVEYQMNSRMVFERHDAYWRGPAPLKRITIEVIKESSARVAAIQSGQTDLTINVPVREAERLGESGDLIAELNPITRVILLQVRHDLAFADENVRLAAHYAIDKQALSKAFYGGAAVPLSVMAPPGTPGDVADFEIPYDPEKAKALLAESGFSPDNPVKLTLAATNGHFPSDFDIARALLQMWKKVGIEAELDVIEYAKYFELNRGDKLPEATLYSWDNATGDPEIFTGYMLNPEMPFSSWKGDEPGPQVLELFKEPDYEKRIAGYRDLNRRASEMGAVMPLLQSVQTLVRKPDLTYEKFGNGWVLGRTLEWDAE
- a CDS encoding GntR family transcriptional regulator, translating into MTSVTDGPPAGPESAPGSGNLRHRIYEDLRNKLRRGEISAEDRLVDVEIARSAGVSRMPVREALLQLIIEGHLVGTTRGFALPTLDESDIVDIFEVRKLIEPRAAANAARDLDDAGLEILRRAEADARQAASAGDAEALGLANTLFRQTWIAALRNRRLADTILRFADQAQIVRRGTLADPKTQKVVIDGLALLLDAFVRRDSLAAHDRMAAFMYEAEKSYFRDTANDAEKRQSDTEERRQRR